A single region of the Niveibacterium umoris genome encodes:
- the secF gene encoding protein translocase subunit SecF: MEFFRIKKDIPFMRNALIFNVISLITFLAAVFFLATRGLHFSIEFTGGTVLEVNYATAPQLEPIRSALAKDGFVDFQVQNFGSSRDVMIRLPNREGESSAQISERVKTTLAKVEGPAAELRRVEFVGPQVGKELASDGALALLLVVAGIVAYLAVRFEWRLAVSAIIANLHDVVIILGFFAFFQWEFSLPVLAAVLAVLGYSVNESVVVFDRVRETFRNSRKRGLSVSEVIDHAITSTISRTMITHGSTEMMVLSMLVFGGPTLFYFALALTIGILFGIYSSVLVAAPLAMWLGVKREQFIIQPKKKEEAVV; the protein is encoded by the coding sequence ATGGAATTCTTCCGCATCAAGAAAGACATCCCGTTCATGCGGAATGCGTTGATCTTCAACGTCATTTCGCTGATCACCTTCCTCGCGGCCGTATTCTTCCTCGCGACGCGCGGCCTGCACTTCTCGATCGAGTTCACCGGCGGTACGGTCCTCGAAGTGAACTACGCCACCGCGCCGCAGCTCGAACCCATCCGGTCCGCGCTCGCAAAGGATGGCTTCGTCGACTTCCAGGTGCAGAACTTCGGCAGTTCGCGCGATGTGATGATCCGTCTGCCCAACCGCGAAGGCGAATCGAGCGCGCAAATCTCCGAGCGTGTGAAGACGACGCTGGCCAAGGTCGAAGGCCCTGCCGCCGAACTGCGCCGCGTCGAGTTCGTCGGTCCGCAAGTCGGCAAGGAACTCGCATCGGATGGCGCACTGGCCCTGCTGCTGGTGGTTGCCGGCATCGTCGCCTACCTCGCCGTGCGTTTCGAGTGGCGGCTTGCGGTCAGCGCAATCATCGCCAACCTGCACGACGTCGTGATCATCCTGGGCTTCTTCGCCTTCTTCCAGTGGGAGTTCTCGCTGCCGGTGCTGGCGGCGGTGCTCGCGGTCCTGGGCTATTCGGTGAACGAATCGGTGGTCGTGTTCGACCGCGTGCGCGAAACCTTCCGCAACAGCCGCAAGCGCGGTTTGTCAGTGTCCGAAGTCATCGACCACGCGATCACCTCGACGATCTCGCGAACGATGATCACGCACGGCTCGACCGAAATGATGGTGCTGTCGATGCTCGTCTTCGGCGGCCCGACGCTGTTCTACTTCGCGCTCGCGCTGACCATCGGCATCCTGTTCGGCATCTACTCGTCGGTGCTGGTCGCCGCACCGCTGGCAATGTGGCTGGGCGTCAAGCGCGAACAGTTCATCATTCAGCCGAAGAAGAAGGAAGAAGCGGTGGTCTGA
- the galE gene encoding UDP-glucose 4-epimerase GalE — MIFVTGGAGYIGSHTCVELLQAGFDVTVFDNFCNSHPEALARVERITGRTLRVVRGDIRDRAALECALRESGAEAVVHFAGLKAVGESVEKPLAYYDNNVVGTVRLLEAMNACGVKSLVFSSSATVYGDPQRLPLTEDHPLSATNPYGRTKLVIEDMLRDLERSDPAWRIGILRYFNPVGAHASGLIGEDPQGIPNNLMPFVAQVAIGRREFLNVWGNDYPTPDGTGVRDYIHVVDLALGHLSALERLRREAGCFAVNLGTGQGYSVLDMVRAFERGSGRPVAYRIAPRRAGDVAACYADPAHAASLLGWRATRDLDAMCADTWRWQQQNPNGYATPEAGQKNSPA, encoded by the coding sequence ATGATTTTCGTGACTGGTGGGGCCGGCTACATCGGCTCGCATACCTGCGTTGAACTGCTTCAGGCCGGTTTCGACGTGACCGTGTTCGACAATTTCTGCAACAGTCATCCGGAGGCCCTTGCGCGCGTCGAGCGGATCACTGGGCGCACGCTGCGCGTCGTGCGCGGCGACATCCGCGATCGTGCCGCTCTGGAGTGCGCACTGCGCGAATCCGGTGCAGAGGCGGTGGTCCACTTTGCCGGCCTCAAGGCAGTCGGCGAATCGGTTGAAAAGCCGCTCGCGTACTACGACAACAATGTCGTCGGCACCGTGCGCCTGCTCGAGGCGATGAACGCATGCGGCGTGAAGTCGCTGGTTTTCAGCTCGTCGGCGACGGTCTATGGTGACCCGCAGCGTTTGCCGTTGACCGAAGATCATCCGCTTTCCGCGACCAATCCGTATGGCCGCACCAAGCTTGTGATCGAGGACATGCTGCGCGATCTCGAACGCAGCGATCCGGCCTGGCGTATTGGAATCCTGCGCTACTTCAATCCGGTCGGCGCGCACGCGAGCGGACTCATCGGCGAAGACCCGCAAGGCATCCCGAACAACCTGATGCCCTTTGTTGCGCAGGTCGCGATCGGGCGTCGCGAGTTCCTCAACGTGTGGGGCAACGACTATCCGACGCCTGACGGCACCGGTGTGCGCGACTACATCCATGTCGTCGATCTGGCCCTCGGTCACCTCAGCGCACTCGAACGCCTGCGGCGTGAGGCCGGTTGTTTCGCCGTGAATCTTGGAACCGGGCAGGGCTACAGCGTGCTCGACATGGTGCGCGCGTTCGAGCGTGGCAGCGGGCGCCCGGTGGCCTACCGCATTGCACCGCGACGCGCCGGCGATGTCGCGGCGTGTTACGCCGATCCGGCGCATGCCGCATCGCTGCTGGGCTGGCGCGCGACGCGCGATCTCGATGCGATGTGTGCCGACACCTGGCGCTGGCAGCAACAGAACCCAAACGGCTATGCGACTCCGGAAGCTGGCCAGAAGAATTCCCCCGCTTAA
- the yajC gene encoding preprotein translocase subunit YajC has translation MGGIMGILPLILMFGILWFLMIRPQMKKAKEHKAVLDALQKGDEVVTQGGIAGKIASVGESYVRVEVADGVELLVQKPAVATVLPKGTLKSA, from the coding sequence ATGGGCGGCATCATGGGCATCCTGCCCCTGATCCTGATGTTCGGGATCCTCTGGTTCCTGATGATCCGCCCGCAAATGAAGAAGGCCAAGGAACACAAGGCTGTTCTCGATGCGCTGCAAAAGGGTGACGAGGTTGTCACCCAGGGTGGCATCGCAGGCAAGATCGCCAGCGTCGGCGAAAGCTATGTCCGCGTCGAAGTTGCCGACGGCGTCGAACTGCTGGTGCAAAAGCCTGCCGTCGCCACCGTATTGCCCAAGGGCACGCTGAAGAGCGCCTGA
- a CDS encoding mannose-1-phosphate guanylyltransferase/mannose-6-phosphate isomerase, whose protein sequence is MSIQSVILSGGSGTRLWPASREQYPKQLLALTGSDTLLQATARRLDGFAGDVVANTIVVSNEEYRFVIAEQLRQLGKRGRIVLEPAGRNTAPALTLAALLAVADGSDPVLLVMPADHVIPDLGAFQAAIAEGATLAAEGAFVTFGIVPDRPETGYGYIRAGEKLAGAQSARGLDAFVEKPDAAKAAEYVASGQYLWNSGIFVIKASRWIAAIERFNPAMADACRRAMAGATDDADFVRADKAAFLSSPSDSIDYAVMEKLASAPELGRGVVVPMAAGWSDVGAWDALWEVSEKDADGNVGRGDVMFESSEDTMVMAESRLVAAIGLKDMVVVETPDAVMVAHKRNTQDVKKIVARLKAEGRTQANLHRKVFRPWGWYDSIDNGERFQVKRIVVNPGAKLSLQMHHHRAEHWIVVKGTAEVTNGDKVFLLSENESTYIPLGHTHRLANPGKVPLEIIEVQSGSYLGEDDIVRFEDTYGR, encoded by the coding sequence ATGAGCATCCAGTCTGTAATCCTGTCCGGTGGCTCGGGCACCCGCTTGTGGCCGGCATCGCGCGAGCAATATCCGAAGCAATTGCTGGCGCTGACCGGCAGCGACACGCTGCTGCAGGCAACCGCCCGCCGCCTCGACGGTTTTGCGGGCGACGTCGTGGCGAACACGATCGTTGTCAGCAACGAGGAATACCGCTTCGTGATCGCCGAACAACTGCGCCAGTTGGGCAAGCGCGGGCGCATCGTGCTCGAGCCGGCCGGCCGCAACACCGCGCCGGCGTTGACGCTCGCCGCGCTGCTCGCGGTTGCTGACGGTTCGGACCCGGTGCTGCTGGTAATGCCGGCCGACCATGTGATCCCGGACCTCGGCGCTTTCCAGGCCGCAATTGCAGAAGGCGCCACGCTGGCGGCCGAGGGTGCCTTCGTCACCTTTGGTATCGTGCCGGATCGCCCCGAGACCGGTTATGGCTATATCCGCGCCGGCGAGAAGTTGGCGGGCGCGCAGAGTGCGCGAGGGCTCGACGCGTTCGTCGAGAAACCGGATGCCGCAAAGGCTGCCGAGTATGTGGCGAGCGGGCAGTACCTGTGGAACAGCGGCATCTTCGTCATTAAGGCTTCGCGCTGGATTGCGGCGATCGAGCGTTTCAACCCGGCGATGGCCGATGCCTGTCGCCGTGCGATGGCGGGCGCCACTGACGACGCGGACTTCGTGCGCGCCGACAAGGCAGCCTTCCTGTCGAGCCCCTCGGATTCGATTGACTATGCCGTGATGGAAAAGCTCGCTTCCGCGCCGGAACTCGGGCGTGGCGTCGTGGTACCGATGGCGGCCGGCTGGTCGGATGTCGGTGCCTGGGACGCGCTGTGGGAAGTCAGCGAAAAGGATGCGGACGGTAACGTCGGGCGCGGTGACGTGATGTTCGAATCGAGCGAAGACACCATGGTGATGGCCGAGTCACGGCTCGTCGCTGCGATAGGCCTGAAGGACATGGTCGTCGTCGAAACGCCCGATGCCGTCATGGTGGCGCACAAGCGCAATACTCAGGACGTCAAGAAGATTGTTGCCCGCCTGAAGGCAGAAGGGCGCACGCAGGCGAACCTTCACCGCAAGGTGTTCCGCCCGTGGGGCTGGTATGACTCGATCGACAATGGCGAGCGCTTCCAGGTCAAACGCATCGTCGTGAATCCGGGAGCGAAGCTGTCGCTACAGATGCACCATCACCGCGCCGAACACTGGATCGTGGTCAAGGGCACCGCCGAAGTGACGAACGGCGACAAGGTCTTCCTGCTGTCGGAAAACGAGTCGACCTACATTCCGCTCGGGCATACCCACCGTCTTGCGAATCCGGGCAAGGTGCCGCTCGAAATCATCGAGGTGCAGTCCGGCTCGTACCTGGGTGAAGACGACATCGTGCGCTTCGAGGACACCTACGGCCGCTGA
- a CDS encoding glycosyltransferase, with product MRVLIVSDVYFPRVNGVSTAIDTHRRGLGQFGVETQLVVPAYEDESGEPGITRLPGWRVPFDPEDRIVAPHRVRRAVMDAAPQADLIHIQTPFAAHYAGLAAARKFNLPVVATYHTLFEEYLHLYARFMPESWMRGFARRFSRGQCNALNATIVPSNAMAQRLREYGITAPLHVLPTGVPIGQFALGDRACHRARFRSRYRIPPDQPVALFVGRAAHEKNIGFLIEALAHARKTQPNLLLVIAGEGPALEGLRDQARALSQAEHVRFLGYLDRARELPDCYAAADLFAFASRTETQGLVLIEAMAVGLPVVALAEMGTRDLLGAGRGALVPQYDVVEFGDAMARLCGDAALRARLGDEARELARNWSDDALTGRLATLYREICATHNTAESTWKVPSKAKQA from the coding sequence ATGCGCGTACTGATCGTCTCTGACGTCTACTTTCCCCGCGTCAATGGTGTGTCGACCGCTATCGACACCCACCGGCGGGGCCTGGGTCAATTCGGGGTCGAAACCCAGCTCGTCGTACCGGCTTACGAAGACGAATCGGGCGAACCCGGTATCACCCGCCTGCCCGGCTGGCGTGTCCCCTTCGATCCGGAAGACCGCATCGTCGCACCGCACCGGGTGCGCCGCGCGGTGATGGACGCCGCACCGCAGGCCGATCTGATCCACATCCAGACGCCGTTTGCAGCGCACTATGCGGGTCTGGCCGCGGCGAGGAAATTCAATCTGCCGGTGGTGGCGACCTACCACACGCTGTTTGAGGAATACCTGCACCTGTACGCGCGCTTCATGCCGGAATCGTGGATGCGTGGCTTCGCGCGGCGCTTCTCGCGCGGCCAGTGCAACGCGCTGAACGCCACCATCGTGCCCTCGAATGCGATGGCGCAGCGCCTGCGCGAGTACGGCATCACCGCCCCGCTGCACGTGCTGCCGACCGGCGTGCCGATTGGCCAGTTCGCGCTCGGCGACCGCGCCTGCCACCGTGCGCGCTTTCGTTCGCGCTACCGGATTCCGCCGGATCAACCGGTCGCGCTGTTCGTCGGCCGCGCCGCACACGAGAAGAACATCGGCTTCCTGATCGAAGCACTGGCCCATGCGCGCAAGACCCAGCCCAATCTGCTGCTGGTGATCGCCGGCGAGGGCCCTGCGCTGGAAGGTCTGCGCGACCAAGCCCGTGCCCTCAGCCAAGCGGAACATGTGCGCTTCCTCGGCTACCTCGATCGCGCCCGCGAGTTGCCCGACTGCTACGCCGCCGCCGACCTGTTTGCTTTCGCCTCGCGCACGGAAACCCAAGGGCTGGTGCTGATCGAAGCGATGGCGGTCGGGCTGCCGGTGGTCGCGCTGGCTGAAATGGGCACCCGCGATCTGCTTGGCGCTGGCCGCGGCGCGCTGGTCCCCCAATACGATGTCGTCGAGTTCGGCGACGCGATGGCACGCCTCTGCGGCGACGCCGCGCTGCGCGCGCGCCTGGGCGACGAAGCGCGCGAACTGGCGCGCAACTGGTCCGACGACGCACTCACTGGCCGACTCGCAACGCTGTACCGCGAGATCTGTGCCACCCACAACACTGCGGAGTCCACATGGAAAGTCCCTTCAAAGGCAAAACAGGCCTGA
- the secD gene encoding protein translocase subunit SecD, protein MNRYPLWKNLLILVVLFFGILYTLPNYFGEVPAVQVSSAKSTIRLTESAKATAERALVDAKIPFDGIFFDNNSVRVRLRDTDSQIKAKDALEHAFNPDANDAGHTVALNLLSASPNWLNAIHALPMYLGLDLRGGVHFLLQVDMKGAITKRLDSITGDMRTMLREKDLRHGGIVRDGESLVVRFRDAALRDKARDVIRDRLPELQLADKTEGEEQLIVATLKEQSKRTIQEDAIKQNIVTLHNRINELGVAEPVIQQQGADRIVVQLPGVQDVAKAKSLIGRTATLEVRMVDEAATQSGSSVGVDVVPERRRDGSVIPIAVKKQIVLTGDRFNGADATFDNNHQPAVAVSLDAAGGRIMRDVTRDSIGKRMAIILYERGKGEAISVATIQGEFSNRFQITGQFSAEETTSLAILIRSGSLAAPMDIIEERTIGPSLGADNIAKGFKSTMWGFIAIAIFMVIYYMVFGLVSVIALGSNLLLLLALLSLLQATLTLPGIAAIAFTLGMAIDANVLINERIREELRNGSTPQAAIAAGYERAFGTILDSNVTTLIAGIALLIFGSGPVRGFAVVHCLGIMTSMFSSVMVSRMVTNFIYGGRRKLQSIAIGQIWRPAAEGKE, encoded by the coding sequence ATGAACCGTTACCCCCTCTGGAAGAACCTCCTGATCCTGGTGGTTCTGTTCTTCGGCATCCTCTACACGCTGCCCAACTACTTCGGCGAAGTGCCCGCGGTTCAGGTGTCGAGCGCCAAATCGACGATCCGCCTGACGGAGTCTGCCAAGGCCACCGCCGAACGCGCGCTGGTCGACGCGAAGATCCCCTTCGACGGCATCTTCTTCGACAACAACTCGGTGCGTGTTCGACTGCGTGACACCGACTCGCAGATCAAGGCGAAGGACGCGCTCGAGCACGCCTTCAACCCGGACGCCAACGACGCCGGCCACACCGTTGCACTCAACCTGCTGTCAGCGAGCCCGAACTGGCTCAACGCGATCCATGCGCTGCCGATGTACCTCGGCCTGGATCTGCGTGGCGGGGTGCACTTCCTTTTGCAGGTCGACATGAAGGGCGCGATCACCAAACGCCTCGATTCGATCACTGGTGACATGCGCACCATGCTGCGCGAAAAGGATCTGCGTCATGGCGGCATCGTGCGCGACGGCGAATCCCTGGTGGTGCGCTTCCGCGACGCTGCGTTGCGCGACAAGGCGCGCGACGTCATCCGCGATCGCCTGCCGGAACTGCAACTGGCCGACAAGACTGAAGGCGAGGAGCAACTGATCGTTGCCACGCTGAAGGAACAGTCCAAGCGCACGATCCAGGAAGACGCGATCAAGCAGAACATCGTCACGCTGCACAACCGTATCAATGAACTGGGTGTCGCCGAACCGGTGATCCAGCAGCAAGGCGCCGACCGCATCGTGGTGCAACTACCCGGCGTGCAGGACGTCGCCAAGGCCAAGTCGCTGATCGGCCGCACCGCCACGCTGGAAGTACGCATGGTCGACGAAGCCGCGACCCAGAGCGGCAGCAGCGTGGGCGTTGATGTCGTGCCGGAACGCCGTCGCGATGGCTCGGTGATCCCGATCGCCGTGAAGAAACAGATCGTGCTCACCGGCGACCGCTTCAACGGCGCGGACGCCACCTTCGACAACAATCACCAGCCCGCCGTCGCGGTGAGTCTCGACGCCGCCGGCGGCCGCATCATGCGCGACGTGACCCGCGACAGTATCGGCAAGCGCATGGCGATCATCCTTTACGAGCGCGGCAAGGGTGAGGCCATTTCGGTCGCGACGATCCAGGGCGAATTCAGCAATCGCTTCCAGATCACTGGCCAGTTCAGCGCCGAGGAGACCACCAGCCTCGCGATCCTGATCCGCTCCGGTTCGCTGGCCGCGCCGATGGACATCATCGAAGAGCGCACGATCGGCCCGAGCCTGGGCGCCGACAATATCGCCAAGGGCTTCAAGTCGACGATGTGGGGCTTCATCGCCATCGCGATCTTCATGGTGATCTACTACATGGTCTTCGGCCTGGTTTCGGTGATCGCGCTGGGTTCGAACCTGTTGCTGCTGCTCGCGCTGCTGTCGCTGCTGCAAGCCACGCTGACGCTGCCCGGCATCGCCGCTATCGCGTTCACGCTGGGTATGGCGATCGACGCGAACGTGCTGATCAACGAGCGGATTCGCGAAGAGCTGCGTAACGGCTCGACGCCGCAAGCGGCGATCGCAGCGGGCTACGAGCGCGCCTTCGGCACGATTCTCGACTCGAACGTAACCACGCTGATTGCCGGTATCGCGCTGCTGATCTTCGGTAGCGGCCCGGTGCGCGGCTTCGCGGTCGTGCATTGTCTGGGCATCATGACTTCGATGTTCAGCTCGGTGATGGTCTCGCGCATGGTGACGAACTTCATCTACGGCGGCCGTCGCAAGCTACAGTCGATCGCGATCGGCCAGATCTGGCGCCCCGCCGCCGAAGGCAAGGAATAA
- the tgt gene encoding tRNA guanosine(34) transglycosylase Tgt, with translation MKFDLLCTSGAARRGRLQLNHGIVDTPVFMPVGTYGTVKTMSPHELDDIGAQICLGNTFHLWLRPGMEVMQTFGGLHDFMGWRKPILTDSGGFQVFSLGALRKITEEGVKFSSPIDGAKLMLTPEESMRIQRGLNSDIVMIFDECTPYPADHATAAASMRLSMRWARRSRDEFDRLDNPNALFGIVQGGMHEDLRDESLAGLSDIGFHGFAIGGLSVGEPKEEMERILAYTAPKLPTDKPRYLMGVGTPEDLVYGVSRGIDMFDCVMPTRNARNGWIFTQWGNLKIRNAKHRNDPRPIDEACGCYTCRHFSRAYLHHLDRATEMLGSRLMTIHNLYYYQQLMREMREAIDADRFDAWVPEFHARRARGID, from the coding sequence ATGAAATTCGATCTGCTCTGCACTTCGGGCGCCGCACGTCGCGGCCGCCTGCAACTGAACCACGGCATCGTCGACACGCCGGTTTTCATGCCGGTCGGCACCTACGGCACGGTGAAGACGATGAGCCCACACGAACTCGACGACATCGGCGCCCAGATCTGCCTCGGCAACACCTTTCACCTGTGGCTGCGGCCGGGCATGGAAGTGATGCAGACCTTCGGCGGGCTGCACGATTTCATGGGATGGCGCAAACCGATCCTCACCGATTCCGGCGGATTCCAGGTGTTCTCGCTCGGCGCACTGCGCAAGATCACCGAGGAGGGCGTCAAGTTCAGCTCTCCGATCGACGGCGCCAAGCTGATGCTGACACCCGAAGAGTCGATGCGCATCCAGCGCGGGCTGAACTCGGACATCGTCATGATCTTCGACGAATGCACGCCCTACCCGGCCGACCACGCCACCGCGGCAGCGTCGATGCGCCTTTCGATGCGCTGGGCACGCCGGTCGCGCGATGAGTTCGACAGACTCGACAACCCCAACGCGCTGTTCGGCATCGTCCAGGGCGGCATGCACGAGGATTTGCGTGACGAGTCGCTCGCCGGGCTCAGCGACATCGGATTCCACGGATTCGCCATCGGCGGGCTATCGGTCGGCGAACCGAAGGAAGAGATGGAACGCATCCTCGCCTACACCGCGCCCAAACTGCCCACCGACAAACCGCGCTACCTGATGGGGGTCGGCACGCCGGAAGACCTGGTCTATGGCGTTTCACGCGGCATCGACATGTTCGACTGCGTGATGCCGACCCGCAATGCGCGCAACGGCTGGATCTTCACCCAATGGGGCAACCTCAAGATCCGCAACGCCAAACACCGCAACGATCCGCGCCCGATCGACGAGGCCTGCGGCTGCTATACCTGCCGCCACTTCTCGCGCGCCTACCTGCATCACCTCGATCGAGCGACCGAGATGCTCGGCTCGCGGCTGATGACGATCCACAACCTTTACTACTATCAGCAACTGATGCGCGAGATGCGCGAGGCCATCGACGCCGACCGGTTCGACGCCTGGGTGCCGGAATTTCACGCCCGGCGTGCGCGCGGGATCGACTGA
- a CDS encoding diacylglycerol kinase, protein MESPFKGKTGLKRLWNALHYSMDGFRAAYRHEDAFRQEVLLAAVMIPIALALPVSMIGRGMMIASVMLVLIVELLNSAIEAAVDRISLDSHTLSKRAKDIGSAAVFVALSNVVAVWGCVLLA, encoded by the coding sequence ATGGAAAGTCCCTTCAAAGGCAAAACAGGCCTGAAACGCCTGTGGAATGCACTGCATTACTCGATGGACGGCTTCCGTGCCGCCTATCGGCATGAGGACGCATTCCGTCAGGAAGTTCTGCTCGCCGCCGTGATGATCCCGATCGCGTTGGCCCTGCCGGTGAGCATGATCGGGCGCGGCATGATGATCGCGAGCGTGATGCTGGTGCTGATCGTGGAGCTGCTCAATTCCGCGATCGAGGCGGCCGTCGACCGCATCTCCCTCGACAGTCACACGCTCTCCAAACGGGCGAAGGACATTGGCAGCGCGGCCGTTTTCGTCGCGCTCAGCAATGTCGTCGCCGTGTGGGGATGCGTCCTCCTTGCCTGA
- the phoU gene encoding phosphate signaling complex protein PhoU: MTEHTSKQFDIELESIRTRVLQMGGLVEQQIARAIEGLTEGDQELIERVIDDDHQVNSLEIELDELCTQVIAKRQPAASDLRLISAVLKAITDLERIGDEAKKIAKMAKAIHGGALAVPRVQVAYMAEMAIGELRQALDAFARMDVVAAEEVVRSDKLIDAEFKGIMRQVITFMMEDPRTISGGIDIIFVAKALERIGDHSKNMAQYVFYMAKGEDMRHTKLPPV; the protein is encoded by the coding sequence ATGACCGAACATACTTCCAAGCAGTTCGACATCGAGCTGGAAAGCATCCGTACCCGCGTGCTGCAGATGGGCGGGCTGGTTGAGCAGCAGATCGCGCGCGCGATCGAGGGTCTGACGGAAGGCGATCAGGAACTGATCGAGCGGGTCATTGATGACGACCATCAGGTCAATTCGCTCGAAATCGAACTCGACGAGCTGTGCACGCAAGTGATCGCAAAGCGCCAGCCGGCAGCTTCCGATTTGCGCCTGATCTCTGCGGTGTTGAAGGCGATTACTGACCTTGAACGCATCGGCGACGAAGCCAAGAAGATCGCGAAGATGGCCAAGGCGATCCACGGTGGCGCGCTTGCGGTGCCCAGGGTGCAGGTTGCCTACATGGCAGAGATGGCGATTGGAGAACTGCGTCAGGCGCTCGATGCGTTCGCCCGTATGGACGTGGTCGCCGCTGAAGAGGTGGTGCGTTCGGACAAGCTGATCGATGCCGAGTTCAAGGGCATCATGCGCCAGGTCATCACTTTCATGATGGAAGACCCACGCACGATTTCGGGCGGCATCGACATCATCTTCGTGGCCAAGGCGCTCGAACGCATTGGCGACCACTCGAAGAACATGGCGCAGTATGTGTTCTACATGGCCAAGGGCGAGGACATGCGGCACACAAAGCTGCCGCCGGTTTGA
- the rpiA gene encoding ribose-5-phosphate isomerase RpiA yields MNQDQLKQLVAQAAADYVAANAPHGCVLGVGTGSTANLFIDALAPIRSRFVGAVSSSEASRVRLEALGIPVLDLNAVTEIPIYVDGADEVDPGLRAIKGGGAALTREKIVAAVAREFVCIADASKKVAVLGKFPLPVEVIPMAREHVTRALRRLGGEPRWREGVVTDNGNVILDVHGLQITDPVALESEIDHITGVVTSGLFARRPADLLLISSPIGVERLSRG; encoded by the coding sequence ATGAATCAGGATCAGCTCAAACAACTCGTCGCGCAGGCCGCGGCGGACTATGTGGCGGCCAATGCGCCGCATGGATGCGTGCTCGGCGTCGGCACCGGGTCAACCGCCAATCTCTTCATTGATGCCCTGGCGCCGATTCGCTCGCGCTTCGTCGGTGCGGTGTCCAGCTCGGAAGCCAGCCGTGTCCGGCTTGAAGCGCTGGGCATTCCGGTGCTCGATCTGAACGCGGTGACCGAGATCCCGATCTATGTGGATGGCGCCGACGAGGTCGATCCAGGGCTGCGTGCAATCAAGGGCGGTGGTGCCGCACTCACGCGCGAGAAAATCGTCGCGGCGGTGGCGCGCGAATTCGTCTGCATCGCCGATGCGAGCAAGAAAGTGGCGGTGCTGGGCAAGTTCCCGTTGCCGGTCGAAGTGATCCCGATGGCGCGTGAACATGTCACGCGTGCCTTGCGCCGCCTCGGTGGCGAGCCGCGCTGGCGCGAGGGCGTCGTCACCGATAACGGAAACGTCATCCTTGACGTGCATGGTCTGCAGATCACGGACCCGGTGGCGCTTGAGAGCGAGATCGATCACATTACCGGCGTGGTGACGAGCGGCCTGTTTGCGCGCCGCCCGGCGGATCTCTTGCTGATCAGTTCGCCAATCGGTGTCGAGCGACTGTCGCGCGGTTGA
- a CDS encoding UDP-2,3-diacylglucosamine diphosphatase, whose protein sequence is MPRVRTLFLSDIHLGTRACQAEQLLDFLREHPAEKVFLIGDIIDFWSMSRSIHWSASQNTVVQKLLRRARHGEEIIFIPGNHDEALRDYCGTVFGDIKVEHEHVHTTADGRKFLLVHGDEFDQVTRYHRWVAVLGDMSYNMLVRLNIMLSWARRKLGISGYWSLAGYAKRKVKTALQFIFDFEESVIHAARDRKLDGVICGHIHWAAIREVDGLTYVNCGDWVDSCTGIVEHLDGRLELVTWRGAAPAMLPSEELLEKA, encoded by the coding sequence ATGCCGCGCGTCCGCACACTCTTTCTGTCCGACATCCATCTCGGAACCCGCGCCTGCCAGGCCGAGCAATTGCTCGATTTCCTGCGCGAGCACCCCGCCGAAAAGGTCTTCCTGATCGGCGACATCATCGATTTCTGGTCGATGAGTCGCAGCATCCACTGGAGCGCCTCGCAGAACACCGTGGTGCAGAAGCTGCTGCGGCGTGCGCGCCATGGCGAAGAAATCATCTTCATCCCCGGCAATCACGACGAGGCACTGCGCGATTACTGCGGCACAGTTTTCGGCGACATCAAGGTCGAACACGAGCATGTGCATACCACGGCCGACGGGCGCAAGTTCCTGCTGGTGCACGGCGACGAATTCGACCAGGTCACCCGCTACCACCGCTGGGTCGCAGTGCTTGGCGACATGTCCTACAACATGCTGGTGCGGCTCAACATCATGCTGTCCTGGGCGCGCCGCAAGCTGGGCATTTCCGGCTACTGGTCGCTGGCCGGCTACGCCAAGCGCAAGGTCAAGACCGCCCTCCAGTTCATTTTCGATTTTGAAGAATCGGTGATCCACGCCGCCCGCGACCGCAAGCTTGACGGCGTGATCTGCGGCCACATCCACTGGGCCGCGATCCGCGAGGTCGATGGCCTGACCTATGTGAATTGCGGCGACTGGGTGGACTCCTGCACCGGCATCGTCGAGCACCTCGACGGCCGCCTTGAGCTGGTGACCTGGCGGGGCGCCGCCCCGGCCATGCTGCCCAGCGAAGAACTCCTTGAGAAAGCGTGA